A window from Pseudomonas alloputida encodes these proteins:
- a CDS encoding MacB family efflux pump subunit yields MATPLIELCDIRKAYGGVDTPRVEVLRGISLRVHAGEFVAIVGASGSGKSTLMNILGCLDRPSAGSYRFAGKDVAELDSDELAWLRREAFGFVFQGYHLIPSGSAQENVEMPAIYAGTPAAERQARASALLGRLGLASRTANRPHQLSGGQQQRVSIARALMNGGHIILADEPTGALDSHSGAEVMALLDELASQGHVIILITHDREVAARAHRVIEIRDGLVISDSAADQPPAHAHKGIQAEELRQRLDRGATQHGAWKGELLESLQAAWRVMWINRFRTALTLLGIIIGVASVVVMLAVGEGSKRQVMAQMAAFGSNILYLNGSPPTLREPAGRITLDDVAAIGELPQVKHIMPVLGEKMMVRHGNNSQQFYVGGNNTFFPEIFNWPAVEGSFFTETDEASSAAVAVIGQKVREKMLAPGSNPIGQYLLIGNVPFQVVGILAGKGASSGDQDSDGRIVVPFSAAAIRLFGHRDPDYIAIAARDSGQVKDTEAAIDRLLRQRHQGKHDFELTNDAALIQAEARTQNSLSLMLGAIAAISLLVGGIGVMNIMLMTVRERTREIGIRMATGARQRDILRQFLSEAIMLSMVGGLTGIALALVVGASLTLADIAVAFALPAIVGAFACAVITGVVFGFMPARKAARLDPVKALTSE; encoded by the coding sequence ATGGCCACGCCCCTGATCGAGCTCTGTGACATCCGTAAAGCGTACGGCGGCGTCGACACCCCCAGGGTAGAAGTCCTGCGCGGCATCAGCCTGCGCGTGCATGCCGGCGAATTCGTCGCCATCGTCGGCGCCTCCGGCTCCGGCAAGTCGACCCTGATGAATATCCTCGGCTGCCTCGATCGCCCAAGTGCCGGCAGCTACCGCTTCGCCGGCAAGGACGTTGCCGAGCTGGACAGCGACGAACTGGCCTGGCTGCGCCGCGAGGCCTTCGGGTTCGTGTTCCAGGGCTACCACCTGATCCCCTCCGGCTCAGCCCAGGAAAACGTCGAGATGCCAGCCATCTACGCCGGTACCCCAGCCGCCGAACGCCAGGCCCGCGCCAGCGCCCTGCTCGGCCGCCTGGGCCTGGCCAGCCGCACCGCCAACCGTCCGCATCAATTATCCGGTGGCCAGCAGCAACGGGTCTCGATTGCCCGGGCCTTGATGAACGGTGGCCACATCATCCTGGCCGACGAACCAACCGGCGCCCTCGACAGCCATAGCGGCGCCGAGGTGATGGCGCTGCTCGACGAGCTGGCCAGCCAGGGCCATGTAATCATCCTCATCACCCACGACCGCGAAGTGGCTGCCCGGGCGCACCGGGTTATCGAGATTCGCGACGGCTTGGTGATCAGTGACTCCGCCGCCGACCAGCCGCCCGCCCATGCCCACAAAGGCATACAGGCAGAAGAACTGCGCCAGCGCCTGGACCGTGGTGCAACCCAGCACGGTGCCTGGAAAGGTGAACTGCTCGAATCGCTGCAGGCGGCATGGCGAGTGATGTGGATCAACCGCTTCCGCACGGCACTGACCCTGCTCGGAATCATCATCGGAGTCGCGTCGGTGGTGGTGATGTTGGCTGTCGGTGAAGGCAGCAAACGCCAGGTAATGGCACAGATGGCCGCCTTCGGCTCCAACATCCTATACCTCAATGGCAGCCCCCCGACCCTGCGCGAACCGGCTGGGCGCATCACCCTGGACGATGTTGCGGCGATCGGTGAGCTTCCGCAGGTCAAACACATCATGCCGGTGCTCGGCGAAAAGATGATGGTCCGCCACGGCAACAACAGCCAGCAATTCTACGTGGGCGGCAACAACACCTTTTTCCCGGAGATTTTCAACTGGCCGGCCGTTGAAGGCAGCTTTTTCACCGAGACCGACGAGGCCAGTAGCGCAGCGGTGGCTGTGATCGGCCAGAAAGTCCGGGAAAAGATGCTTGCCCCTGGCAGCAACCCTATCGGCCAGTACCTACTGATCGGCAATGTACCGTTCCAAGTGGTCGGCATCCTTGCCGGCAAAGGCGCCAGCTCCGGCGATCAGGACAGCGACGGGCGCATCGTGGTGCCATTTTCGGCAGCGGCCATCCGCCTGTTCGGCCACCGCGACCCGGACTATATCGCCATTGCCGCGCGCGACTCAGGCCAGGTCAAGGACACCGAAGCGGCCATCGACCGCCTGCTGCGCCAGCGCCACCAGGGCAAACACGATTTCGAGCTGACCAACGATGCCGCCCTGATCCAGGCCGAGGCGCGCACGCAGAACAGCCTGTCGTTGATGCTCGGGGCCATTGCCGCCATCTCGCTGCTGGTCGGCGGTATCGGAGTGATGAACATCATGCTCATGACCGTGCGCGAGCGCACCCGTGAAATCGGTATCCGCATGGCCACCGGCGCCCGCCAGCGCGACATCCTCCGGCAGTTCCTGAGCGAGGCGATCATGCTGTCGATGGTTGGCGGCCTGACCGGCATCGCCCTGGCCCTGGTGGTCGGCGCCAGCCTTACCCTGGCCGACATTGCCGTGGCGTTCGCCCTGCCTGCCATTGTTGGCGCATTTGCCTGCGCCGTCATCACTGGGGTGGTGTTTGGTTTCATGCCAGCACGCAAGGCTGCACGCCTTGACCCGGTCAAAGCCCTTACCAGCGAATAG
- a CDS encoding efflux RND transporter periplasmic adaptor subunit, with translation MRRSTHTRRRLLLGGLGLLGLGSLLAWTSLPFGAQPVSTVAVTRADIESSVTALGTLQPRRYVDVGAQASGQIRNLHVEVGDQVHKGQLLVEIDPSTQQAKLDAGRFSIDNLKAQLAEQRAQLKLAQQQLKRQRDLAAVGATREEDLQTAEAQLNVTQARIDMYQAQIRQANASLRSDEAELGYTRIFAPMDGTVVAVDAREGQTLNAQQQTPLILRIAKLSPMTVWAQVSEADIGKIQPGMTAYFTTLAGGKRRWTSTVRQVLPIPPKPLDQTSQGGGSPASATAGATGSQVVQYTVLLDVDNPDGALMAEMTTQVFFVVGQASQVLSAPLAALDDSDNEGLRLAQVFGRDGKVEQRKVRTGLSDRLRVQILDGLSEGDRLVIGAPAASGG, from the coding sequence ATGAGACGCTCAACCCACACTCGCCGTCGCCTCCTCCTCGGCGGCCTGGGCCTGCTTGGCCTTGGCAGCCTGCTGGCCTGGACATCTCTGCCGTTCGGCGCGCAGCCGGTCAGTACCGTTGCCGTTACCCGCGCCGACATCGAGAGCAGCGTAACAGCGCTGGGCACGCTGCAGCCGCGGCGCTACGTAGACGTCGGTGCACAAGCCTCCGGGCAGATCCGCAACCTGCACGTCGAGGTTGGTGATCAAGTCCACAAAGGGCAGTTGCTGGTCGAGATCGACCCCTCCACGCAGCAGGCCAAGCTCGATGCCGGGCGCTTCTCGATCGATAATCTCAAGGCGCAGCTGGCAGAGCAGCGCGCCCAGCTCAAACTCGCCCAACAGCAGCTCAAGCGCCAGCGCGACCTGGCAGCGGTCGGCGCCACACGCGAAGAAGACCTGCAAACGGCCGAAGCCCAGCTCAACGTGACCCAGGCACGCATCGACATGTACCAGGCCCAGATCCGCCAGGCCAACGCCAGCTTGCGCAGCGACGAAGCCGAACTGGGCTACACACGCATCTTCGCCCCTATGGACGGCACGGTAGTGGCAGTGGATGCCCGTGAAGGCCAGACCCTCAACGCCCAGCAACAAACGCCGCTGATCCTGCGCATCGCCAAGCTGTCCCCCATGACCGTCTGGGCCCAGGTCTCGGAGGCCGATATCGGCAAGATCCAGCCTGGCATGACCGCCTACTTCACCACCCTGGCCGGCGGCAAGCGCCGCTGGACCAGCACCGTGCGCCAGGTGCTGCCCATTCCGCCCAAGCCACTGGACCAGACCAGCCAGGGCGGCGGCAGCCCAGCCAGCGCCACCGCCGGCGCCACCGGCAGCCAAGTCGTGCAATACACCGTGCTGCTGGACGTGGACAACCCCGATGGCGCCCTCATGGCAGAGATGACCACCCAGGTGTTTTTCGTCGTCGGCCAAGCCAGCCAGGTGCTTAGTGCCCCGTTGGCCGCACTGGACGATAGCGACAACGAAGGCCTACGCCTGGCCCAGGTTTTCGGCCGCGACGGCAAGGTCGAACAGCGCAAGGTGCGCACCGGTCTGAGCGACCGCTTGCGGGTGCAGATCCTAGATGGCCTCAGTGAAGGTGATCGACTGGTCATCGGCGCCCCTGCCGCCAGCGGAGGTTGA
- a CDS encoding sigma-70 family RNA polymerase sigma factor, with product MEHYYRELVSFLSARLGSRQAAEDVAHDAYLRVLERTGSEQIEHPRAFLYRTALNLVVDRHRRQLVRQAEPLDALDADSRLHSSELQHDLQLDQRLALMQKALDELSRPCRDSFLLRKIEGLSHQQIAERLGISRSLVEKHIVNAMKHCRVRMRQWES from the coding sequence GTGGAACATTACTATCGTGAACTGGTGAGCTTTCTGTCTGCACGCTTGGGTAGCCGTCAGGCGGCGGAGGACGTCGCTCACGATGCTTATCTGCGGGTCCTGGAGCGTACTGGCAGCGAACAGATCGAGCATCCGCGTGCGTTCTTGTATCGAACCGCGCTGAACCTGGTTGTCGACCGGCACCGGCGTCAGTTGGTGCGCCAGGCCGAGCCGCTCGATGCCCTGGATGCCGATAGTCGGCTGCATAGCTCTGAGTTGCAGCATGACCTGCAGTTGGACCAGCGCCTGGCACTGATGCAAAAGGCCCTTGATGAGTTGAGCAGGCCCTGCCGTGACAGTTTTCTGTTGCGCAAAATCGAGGGGCTGTCCCATCAGCAGATCGCCGAGCGGCTGGGCATCTCGCGCAGCCTGGTGGAAAAGCACATCGTCAATGCCATGAAGCACTGCCGGGTGCGCATGCGGCAATGGGAATCCTGA
- a CDS encoding MFS transporter: MTAIDTARPPRFSRGDHRTLGLAALGGALEIYDFIIFVFFALTLSQLFFPPEMPEWLRLLQSFGIFVTGYLARPLGGILMAHFADHLGRKRVFSLSILMMALPCLLIGVMPTYADIGYAAPLILLALRILQGAAVGGEVPSAWTFVAEHAPNGRRGYALGFLQAGLTFGYLLGALTATLLAQLFTPQEILDYAWRYPFLLGGVFGVIGVWLRRWLSETPVFLALRARQEQPVTFPLRQVLGEHRRALIPAALLTCVLTSAVVVLVVITPTVMQQRFGMSAGHTFALSSVGIVFLNIGCVLAGLLVDRVGAWRALMLYSLLLPLGIGALYASLVGQWGMTWLAYALAGLSCGVVGVVPSVMVGLFPAQIRVSGISFTYNVAYALWASTTPLALIALMPWSPWVCVGFCLIMGAVGLLTALYFGRREPLVFAAEPIPVMCGDK, translated from the coding sequence ATGACTGCCATCGATACCGCTCGCCCGCCCCGGTTCAGCCGCGGCGACCATCGGACCCTGGGCCTGGCGGCGCTGGGCGGCGCGCTGGAAATCTACGACTTCATCATTTTCGTGTTCTTCGCGCTGACCCTCAGCCAGCTGTTCTTCCCGCCCGAGATGCCCGAATGGCTGCGCCTGCTGCAAAGCTTCGGCATTTTCGTCACCGGCTACCTGGCGCGGCCGCTGGGCGGCATCCTGATGGCGCACTTCGCCGACCATCTGGGGCGCAAGCGGGTATTCAGCCTGAGCATCCTGATGATGGCCCTGCCGTGTCTGCTGATCGGTGTGATGCCGACCTATGCCGACATCGGCTATGCCGCCCCGCTGATCCTGTTGGCCTTGCGCATCCTCCAGGGGGCTGCCGTAGGCGGTGAGGTGCCAAGCGCCTGGACGTTCGTTGCCGAGCACGCGCCCAACGGGCGGCGCGGCTATGCCCTGGGCTTTCTGCAGGCCGGGCTGACTTTCGGCTACCTGCTGGGGGCGCTGACCGCAACTTTGCTGGCGCAACTGTTCACCCCGCAGGAAATCCTCGATTACGCCTGGCGCTACCCGTTCCTGTTGGGTGGGGTGTTTGGTGTGATTGGTGTGTGGCTGCGCCGCTGGCTCAGTGAAACACCGGTGTTCCTCGCCCTGCGCGCGCGCCAGGAGCAACCTGTGACGTTTCCGCTGCGGCAAGTGCTGGGCGAGCACCGCCGGGCGTTGATCCCTGCTGCGTTGCTGACCTGTGTGCTGACCTCGGCGGTGGTGGTGCTGGTGGTGATCACGCCGACGGTGATGCAGCAGCGTTTCGGCATGAGTGCCGGGCACACCTTCGCCCTGAGCAGCGTGGGCATCGTCTTCCTCAACATTGGCTGCGTGCTGGCCGGGCTGCTGGTCGACCGTGTGGGTGCCTGGCGCGCGCTGATGCTGTATAGCCTGTTGCTGCCGCTGGGTATCGGCGCGTTGTACGCCAGCCTGGTGGGGCAGTGGGGCATGACCTGGCTGGCCTATGCGCTGGCGGGGTTGAGCTGCGGCGTGGTGGGGGTGGTGCCCTCGGTGATGGTGGGGCTGTTCCCGGCGCAGATCCGGGTATCGGGCATTTCCTTCACCTACAACGTGGCCTACGCACTGTGGGCCAGTACCACGCCGTTGGCACTGATTGCGCTGATGCCGTGGAGCCCATGGGTGTGTGTCGGGTTTTGTCTGATCATGGGCGCGGTGGGGCTGCTGACGGCCCTGTATTTCGGGCGTCGTGAGCCATTGGTGTTTGCGGCGGAGCCGATACCGGTCATGTGCGGCGACAAATGA
- a CDS encoding type II toxin-antitoxin system MqsR family toxin: MEKRMPHCPLERVKALAAARRIRPTGAALKGAKALGMDFPGMLEVITSLKRTDFYKSMTSHIDHRVWQDVYRPLTAIGYVYLKLSVVDDVLIVSFKEL; this comes from the coding sequence ATGGAAAAGAGAATGCCTCATTGCCCGCTGGAGCGGGTAAAAGCCCTGGCTGCGGCAAGGCGAATCCGCCCTACGGGTGCTGCATTGAAAGGCGCCAAGGCGCTGGGAATGGATTTTCCGGGCATGCTTGAGGTGATCACCAGCTTGAAGCGCACTGATTTCTACAAGAGCATGACCAGCCATATTGACCACCGGGTTTGGCAGGATGTGTATCGCCCGCTTACAGCAATTGGGTACGTTTATTTGAAATTGTCCGTGGTAGACGACGTGCTCATCGTGTCTTTCAAGGAGTTGTAA
- a CDS encoding type II TA system antitoxin MqsA family protein: protein MRCPICGGSELAPDIQGMPYSYKGEMTVIPEVSGDYCSACGECVLSHDEAMRVSHLMTAFERQVNANVVDPSFIASIRRKFDLDQREAGEIFGGGVNAFSRYENGKTTPPVALVKLLKLLDRHPELFEEVRTA, encoded by the coding sequence ATGAGATGTCCAATATGCGGCGGCTCGGAGCTTGCACCTGACATTCAGGGCATGCCCTATAGCTACAAAGGCGAGATGACAGTGATTCCTGAGGTAAGTGGCGATTACTGCTCCGCATGTGGTGAATGTGTACTGAGTCATGATGAAGCCATGCGCGTCAGTCACTTGATGACGGCATTCGAGCGCCAGGTCAACGCAAATGTTGTGGATCCTTCCTTTATTGCCTCCATACGCAGAAAGTTCGACCTCGACCAGCGTGAAGCGGGGGAAATCTTCGGTGGTGGGGTCAATGCGTTCTCCCGTTATGAAAACGGCAAGACCACCCCGCCAGTGGCGTTGGTGAAACTGCTCAAGCTGCTGGATCGCCATCCAGAACTCTTTGAGGAAGTGCGTACTGCCTGA
- a CDS encoding electron transfer flavoprotein-ubiquinone oxidoreductase, giving the protein MEREYMEFDVVIVGAGPAGLSAACRLKQKAAEAGSEISVCVVEKGSEVGAHILSGAVFEPRALNELFPDWKELGAPLNTEVKRDDIYVLKDAGSATKVPDLFVPKTMHNHGNYIISLGNLCRWLAQQAENLGVEIYPGFAAQEALFDDNGVVRGIVTGDLGVDREGNPKDGLYTPGMELRAKYTLFAEGCRGHIGKQLIKRFNLDSESDVQHYGIGLKEIWEIDPAKHEQGLVVHTAGWPLDVVAKENTGGSFLYHLENNQVVVGLIVDLSYANPYLSPFDEFQRLKHHPVISQYLEGGKRISYGARALAKGGINSLPKMVFNGGALIGCDLGTMNVAKIKGSHTAMKSGMLAAEAVADALIAGSEGGDQLNSYVSAFKASWLYEELFASRNFGPAMHKFGPLLGAAFNYVDQNWFGGKLPFTLHDTKPDYACLKLAADSKKIDYPKPDGKLSFDKLSSVFLSSTNHEEEQPCHLKLTDPSVPIASNLPLYDEPAQRYCPAGVYEVVTQEDGNKRFQINAQNCVHCKTCDIKDPAQNITWVTPEGAGGPNYPNM; this is encoded by the coding sequence GTGGAACGCGAATACATGGAATTCGACGTGGTCATCGTCGGCGCCGGCCCGGCGGGCCTGTCCGCCGCCTGCCGCCTGAAGCAGAAGGCCGCCGAAGCCGGTAGCGAAATCAGCGTCTGCGTGGTGGAGAAAGGCTCTGAAGTCGGCGCCCACATCCTCTCTGGCGCAGTGTTCGAGCCCCGCGCCCTGAACGAGCTGTTCCCCGACTGGAAAGAGCTCGGTGCACCGCTGAACACCGAAGTGAAGCGCGACGACATCTACGTACTCAAGGATGCCGGCAGCGCGACCAAGGTGCCTGACCTGTTCGTGCCCAAGACCATGCACAACCATGGCAACTACATCATCTCGCTGGGCAACCTGTGCCGCTGGCTGGCCCAGCAGGCCGAAAACCTCGGCGTGGAAATCTACCCGGGCTTCGCCGCCCAGGAAGCGCTGTTCGACGACAACGGCGTGGTTCGCGGCATCGTCACCGGCGACCTCGGTGTCGACCGCGAAGGCAACCCGAAAGACGGCCTGTATACCCCGGGCATGGAACTGCGTGCCAAGTACACCCTGTTCGCCGAAGGCTGCCGTGGGCATATCGGCAAGCAGCTGATCAAGCGCTTCAACCTCGACAGCGAGTCCGACGTCCAGCACTACGGCATCGGCTTGAAGGAAATCTGGGAAATCGACCCGGCCAAGCACGAGCAAGGCCTGGTGGTGCACACCGCCGGCTGGCCGCTGGACGTGGTGGCCAAGGAAAACACCGGTGGCTCGTTCCTTTATCACCTGGAAAACAACCAGGTGGTGGTCGGCCTGATCGTCGACCTGTCCTACGCCAACCCCTACCTGTCGCCGTTCGACGAATTCCAGCGCCTCAAGCACCACCCGGTGATCAGCCAGTACCTCGAAGGCGGCAAGCGCATCAGCTACGGCGCCCGCGCCTTGGCCAAGGGCGGCATCAACTCGCTGCCGAAAATGGTCTTCAATGGTGGCGCGCTGATCGGTTGCGACCTGGGCACCATGAACGTGGCCAAGATCAAGGGCAGCCATACCGCGATGAAGTCCGGCATGCTCGCCGCCGAAGCAGTGGCCGACGCTTTGATCGCCGGTAGCGAAGGCGGCGATCAATTGAACAGCTATGTCAGCGCCTTCAAGGCCAGCTGGCTGTACGAAGAACTGTTCGCCAGCCGCAACTTCGGCCCGGCCATGCACAAGTTCGGCCCGCTGCTGGGCGCGGCGTTCAACTATGTCGACCAGAACTGGTTCGGTGGCAAGCTGCCGTTCACCCTGCATGACACCAAGCCGGACTATGCCTGCCTCAAGCTGGCCGCCGATTCGAAAAAGATCGACTACCCGAAACCGGACGGCAAGCTCAGCTTCGACAAGCTCAGCTCGGTATTCCTCTCCAGCACCAACCACGAAGAGGAACAACCCTGCCACCTGAAGCTGACCGATCCGAGCGTACCGATCGCCAGCAACCTGCCGCTGTACGACGAGCCAGCCCAGCGCTACTGCCCGGCCGGCGTGTACGAAGTGGTCACCCAGGAAGACGGCAACAAGCGTTTCCAGATCAACGCGCAGAACTGCGTGCACTGCAAGACCTGCGACATCAAGGACCCGGCCCAGAACATCACCTGGGTCACCCCTGAAGGCGCTGGCGGGCCGAACTATCCGAACATGTAA